The proteins below are encoded in one region of Carassius auratus strain Wakin unplaced genomic scaffold, ASM336829v1 scaf_tig00002013, whole genome shotgun sequence:
- the LOC113069642 gene encoding CD276 antigen homolog, translating to RPSLPLPTLWTLFINKQHLIACNCFLLFYLSLQNVYLIINGQVSVEGQDPEYKNRVESFSEEYLRGNFSIKLNNLQHTDAGEYWCYIIEESVHNRRIKVELLTKERKAIQLPNEGTKPRPDVIIMIIYVLCLGIIFSLTNSVPACF from the exons agaccttccttgccattgccaacactctggacactctttatcaataaacaacatctgattgcctgcaattgcttcctcctcttttatctgtcgttacagaaTGTGTATCTCATTATTAATGGTCAAGTCTCTGTGGAAGGACAGGATCCAGAGTACAAGAACAGAGTTGAAAGCTTCTCTGAGGAGTATCTGAGAGGAAACTTCTCCATCAAACTCAACAATCTTCAACACACTGATGCAGGAGAATACTGGTGCTACATCATAGAAGAATCAGTACACAACAGAAGAATAAAAGTTGAACTTTTGACTAAAG AGAGAAAAGCAATACAACTCCCCAATGAAGGAACCAAACCAAGACCAGATGTGATCATAATGATCATTTATGTTCTGTGCCTTGGCATTATATTTTCATTGACT AACTCTGTCCCAGCGTGTTTTTAA